The stretch of DNA cccactctgaactacgggagcccagcGCGGAGCGGCGGTGGcagattttaaatagaaactcgattttcattaaaacaaatcagcCTAAACtgcaaattcgaattaatcgataaaatcgatttatctCCCAGCCCTAGTGTGTACTGTGAGTAGCCTCCTATTGTGACACAGTGAACTAGTAATCCCACTTAAGCACCTGCCTATGACTAACATGAGTGGAACCTACCGATGGTTTCAAGCAGCTGTCCTGTGTGTTTGGCATAAATGTTATTGATCTGTCTCTTCAGTTTCAAGATCTCCTCAGCCTGGATGGCGATGTCTGTGGCTTGACCCTGGACACAAAGCGCTCTCATTATGATtttcatctttcagtgaaaTGATCACCTTTACAGGCTGGATTTCAGATCACAGAATCAAAGGACGTGAAGAGAACAGCTTACCCTGGCACCTCCTGAAGGCTGGTGGACCATGATGCGGGCATTG from Epinephelus moara isolate mb unplaced genomic scaffold, YSFRI_EMoa_1.0 scaffold2322, whole genome shotgun sequence encodes:
- the LOC126387138 gene encoding ATP-dependent Clp protease proteolytic subunit, mitochondrial-like, translating into MQYILNPISTWCVGQAASMGSLLLAAGTSGMRHSLPNARIMVHQPSGGARGQATDIAIQAEEILKLKRQINNIYAKHTGQLLETIGRFHSC